In the genome of Desulfovermiculus halophilus DSM 18834, the window GCTCTGTGGTCAATCCCTGCCTCTCGGATGAAAATCAAGCGTGATCACTTTGTTCCTCTTTCTGACCAGGCTCTGGCCATCCTTCAAGAACTCCATCCTCTTACCGGAAAAGGTACGTACGTTTTTCCTACTATCCGCACCCAGTCCAGGCCCATGTCTGAAAATACGATCAATGCAGCCTTAAGGCGGCTTGGATATGGGCAGGACGAAATGTGTGCCCATGGATTCAGGACAATGGCCAGCACTCGACTCCATGAGCTAGGCTGGCCGTCTCGGGTGATTGAGATGCAGCTGGCTCATGTGGACAGAAATAAGGTGCGCGGGATCTACAACAGGGCTGAATACCTGGATGAAAGAATCCGGATGATGCAAGCCTGGGCTGACTATCTGGACAGTTTGAAGGCTGGAGCAAAAATTCTTCCCTTCCAAAAAGAGGTCAATGCCCATGGATAAAGACCAAGGTCTAAAAAACGACATCCAAAAAGTGCTGGATAAATATAAGCTTACTCCCACTGACAAATGGTGGGATCAATATTTCTCATTGCTTCGGACATATCAAGCCTGGCCGGATCAACAAGAAGTAAGACCAGCTCCACATGAGCTGAAAAAACGATTAACTACACTTAAAGAGTATGTTGATAAAGAAATGAAATATTACAGAGGGGGTGGACAGCCTGACCTCTCTCCTGATCTTTTTGAAGATAAATATTATAGGGGCATCGCCCAGCCTGATCTCTTTGAAGATGACAGCGACATAGAGTACCAAGAGTTCTGCAAAGGCGCAATTATCGTTACCAGTTGATAACCTAAGATAACCTAACCAGCTGCCGCCTGGACCCACGCCGTGGATGAAAGGACGGTGTTAGGTCTCTCAAACATTCGCCTCCAGCCTAAATAGTTGGGCAAGTACTTAGTGGCTACACCGTGAAAACGCTTAATCCACTCCTTCAGCCGGCTGTGATAGGCATTGACGTTTTGGATATGAAAAACTGGATCTCGCTCATGAACATGCTTACTGTGTGCAATGATTCTGTATTGAATCTTCTGAGCATTAACAAAGCCCCATAGAGCATTGCCTCCATCAATACACAAGAT includes:
- a CDS encoding IS1595 family transposase, producing the protein GGKAKSPGLSREQVPVLIARDRAGTIVDAVLTDQTTASITQALIGKVGSDNILCIDGGNALWGFVNAQKIQYRIIAHSKHVHERDPVFHIQNVNAYHSRLKEWIKRFHGVATKYLPNYLGWRRMFERPNTVLSSTAWVQAAAG